In Nitrobacteraceae bacterium AZCC 1564, the following proteins share a genomic window:
- a CDS encoding biotin-dependent carboxylase-like uncharacterized protein (product_source=TIGR00724; cog=COG1984; pfam=PF02626; smart=SM00797; superfamily=50891; tigrfam=TIGR00724) has translation MTPVFKVIAPGFLTTVQDEGRRGFQHVGVPVAGALDRNGFTLANALVGNPQSSACLEVMGSGPELEVLCDSARIALVGSGGGLEIKGRDQPLVPSGQTVRVTKGEIVRVKLGGDAFCSYLAIEGGFEVPLCLNSKSTYTRAAFGGFSGRQLQAGDILDGNKDDVAAREEVTLNEPRDLRFAQPIRVVLGPQDDFFTEAAIQEFLSGTYTITPASDRMGFRLEGPLLEHKGGNYNIVSDGIVAGSIQVPGSKLPIILLADAQTAGGYPKIATVISADLPLLGVRGSGRTIRFEAVSREEAENIRRAEHKRIQDVIQAIRPVGETLGINLEALYSHNLIDGVVDAYA, from the coding sequence GTGACTCCGGTTTTCAAAGTCATTGCCCCCGGCTTTCTCACCACCGTTCAGGATGAAGGGCGGCGCGGTTTCCAGCACGTTGGAGTGCCGGTTGCCGGCGCACTCGATCGCAACGGCTTCACGCTAGCGAATGCCTTGGTCGGCAATCCGCAAAGCAGCGCCTGCCTGGAAGTGATGGGATCGGGACCAGAGCTGGAAGTCCTATGTGACTCTGCGAGGATTGCGCTGGTCGGCAGCGGGGGCGGCCTTGAAATCAAAGGACGCGATCAGCCGCTCGTCCCTTCGGGACAGACCGTGCGCGTCACCAAGGGAGAAATCGTTCGCGTCAAGCTCGGGGGCGATGCGTTTTGCTCGTATCTCGCGATTGAAGGCGGGTTCGAAGTCCCATTGTGCCTCAACAGCAAGTCCACCTATACACGGGCCGCCTTCGGCGGCTTTTCTGGACGGCAACTTCAGGCCGGTGACATTCTTGACGGCAACAAGGATGATGTTGCCGCGCGCGAGGAAGTCACTTTAAACGAGCCCCGCGATTTGCGTTTCGCACAGCCAATACGTGTCGTTCTCGGACCGCAGGACGATTTTTTCACGGAAGCGGCCATTCAAGAGTTTCTCTCCGGCACGTACACCATTACGCCGGCCTCGGATCGCATGGGCTTCCGGCTGGAAGGACCGCTGCTTGAGCACAAAGGCGGCAACTACAACATTGTCTCGGACGGTATCGTCGCCGGCTCGATCCAAGTCCCCGGTTCAAAGTTGCCGATCATCCTGCTGGCCGACGCTCAAACGGCCGGCGGATATCCGAAAATTGCCACTGTCATCTCGGCAGACCTGCCGCTGCTCGGCGTTCGCGGATCGGGACGAACCATTCGGTTCGAAGCGGTGTCACGCGAGGAAGCCGAGAACATTCGGCGCGCCGAGCACAAGCGAATTCAAGATGTCATTCAGGCGATCCGCCCCGTGGGCGAAACGCTCGGTATCAACCTCGAAGCGCTGTACAGCCACAACCTGATTGACGGCGTCGTTGACGCATATGCGTGA
- a CDS encoding DHA2 family multidrug resistance protein-like MFS transporter (product_source=KO:K08169; cath_funfam=1.20.1250.20; cog=COG0477; ko=KO:K08169; pfam=PF07690; superfamily=103473; tigrfam=TIGR00711; transmembrane_helix_parts=Inside_1_21,TMhelix_22_44,Outside_45_58,TMhelix_59_81,Inside_82_89,TMhelix_90_109,Outside_110_112,TMhelix_113_135,Inside_136_147,TMhelix_148_170,Outside_171_174,TMhelix_175_197,Inside_198_208,TMhelix_209_231,Outside_232_234,TMhelix_235_253,Inside_254_272,TMhelix_273_295,Outside_296_309,TMhelix_310_332,Inside_333_336,TMhelix_337_359,Outside_360_433,TMhelix_434_456,Inside_457_461), with the protein MDAISGKFPPVTDGLPPERRRWALLAVFTALSMAALDTAIANIALPAIAADLRVSPADVIWVVNVYQIAMVATLLPFAALGEIVGHQRIYLWGLLLFTLASLACACAWSLPSLLVARVLQGLGAAGVMSVNTALVRFIYPERMHGRGFGNNALVVATAFTLGPTIASGILSVGPWTWLFAINIPFGVAAILIGLKTLPQTPRATHAFDYPGALLTSVCLCLFILGIGSAAHNTSAWLVIVEVIGAVVFGALLIRRQADHPAPMLPIDLFRRPIFSLSVATAVCSFAVQGLAFVSLPFYFEDVLHRTQVETGFFMTPWSLVVGIMAPIAGRLSDRHPAGLLGGMGLVMLGIGMALLAMLPAEPSIADIVWRMMVCGCGFGFFQSPNMKAIMSSAPPGRSGGASGLVATARLTGQTTGAALAALCFGLADRQGATLALALGAGFAAFGAVMSFLRLVATPRAK; encoded by the coding sequence ATGGATGCAATTTCGGGGAAGTTTCCTCCTGTGACCGATGGCCTTCCTCCGGAGCGACGGCGCTGGGCGTTGCTGGCGGTTTTCACTGCGCTGTCGATGGCGGCGCTTGATACCGCTATCGCCAACATCGCGTTGCCGGCCATCGCCGCGGACCTTCGTGTCAGCCCGGCCGATGTGATCTGGGTTGTGAATGTCTACCAGATTGCGATGGTGGCGACGCTGCTGCCGTTCGCGGCTCTGGGCGAAATCGTCGGGCACCAGCGCATTTATCTTTGGGGTTTGCTGCTGTTCACGCTGGCATCCCTGGCATGTGCGTGCGCCTGGTCCTTGCCTAGCCTGTTGGTCGCCCGTGTTCTGCAAGGCTTGGGCGCGGCTGGCGTCATGAGCGTGAACACGGCGCTGGTTCGCTTTATCTATCCCGAACGCATGCACGGACGGGGCTTCGGCAACAACGCGCTGGTCGTAGCAACTGCGTTCACTCTTGGTCCGACCATCGCCTCGGGCATTCTTTCTGTTGGCCCTTGGACCTGGCTCTTTGCGATTAACATTCCGTTTGGCGTGGCCGCGATACTCATCGGCCTGAAGACGTTGCCACAAACCCCACGCGCTACCCATGCGTTCGATTATCCTGGCGCTTTGCTGACATCGGTTTGCCTTTGTCTATTTATCCTCGGCATCGGCAGTGCGGCTCACAATACGTCAGCTTGGCTTGTCATTGTGGAAGTGATCGGTGCCGTCGTCTTCGGTGCGCTTCTGATCCGCAGGCAGGCCGACCATCCGGCTCCGATGTTGCCGATCGACCTGTTCCGCCGGCCGATTTTCTCCCTGTCAGTCGCGACTGCAGTTTGCTCATTTGCGGTGCAGGGGCTCGCATTCGTGTCGCTGCCATTTTACTTCGAAGATGTTCTGCACCGGACGCAGGTTGAGACGGGGTTCTTTATGACGCCCTGGTCCCTCGTCGTGGGGATCATGGCGCCAATTGCCGGGCGTTTGTCAGACCGTCATCCCGCCGGGCTCCTCGGAGGAATGGGCCTTGTCATGCTCGGCATCGGCATGGCGCTGCTGGCGATGCTCCCGGCTGAACCAAGCATTGCAGACATCGTCTGGCGCATGATGGTTTGCGGATGTGGCTTTGGTTTTTTCCAATCTCCGAACATGAAAGCGATCATGTCCAGCGCACCGCCGGGTCGAAGTGGTGGGGCCAGCGGTCTTGTTGCCACCGCTCGGCTGACTGGCCAGACCACGGGCGCGGCCCTTGCTGCACTTTGTTTTGGTCTGGCTGATCGGCAAGGTGCGACCCTCGCTCTGGCACTTGGTGCGGGGTTTGCCGCGTTCGGAGCCGTAATGAGCTTCCTGCGTCTGGTTGCAACTCCGCGCGCCAAATAA
- a CDS encoding glyoxylate/hydroxypyruvate reductase A (product_source=KO:K12972; cath_funfam=3.40.50.720; cog=COG0111; ko=KO:K12972; pfam=PF02826; superfamily=51735): MGKAALAVLINGGTDNWSPERWRQRFNAVCKDRQVALLPGDACRLEDVGYAAVWKPTPGALAGFPNLKAVFNLGAGVDALIADSTLPNVPIVRVAIGDLTGRMTEYVVMHVLMHHRQQPYLSQSQQNKVWAPKHQSAASEISVGVMGLGTLGRDAADVLKRLGFRVVGWSASPKSLPGIECYSGQAGLKEFLARTNILVCLLPLTPDTRYILNRSVFSQLDRNSPLGAPVLINAGRGGLQNEADILACLDDGTLGAVSLDVFETEPLPAQSPFWSHPKVILSPHNAADTDPTEISAYVARQIEQFEAGRPLDNVVDLKRGY, from the coding sequence ATGGGTAAGGCAGCGCTCGCGGTATTGATCAATGGCGGTACGGATAACTGGTCGCCGGAACGTTGGAGGCAACGTTTCAACGCTGTCTGCAAGGACAGGCAAGTCGCGTTGCTGCCTGGCGACGCATGTCGGCTCGAAGATGTCGGATACGCTGCGGTCTGGAAGCCGACACCGGGCGCGCTCGCAGGGTTTCCAAATCTGAAGGCCGTTTTCAATCTTGGCGCCGGTGTCGATGCACTAATCGCAGACTCCACGTTACCGAACGTGCCGATCGTTCGTGTTGCCATCGGCGATCTGACGGGACGCATGACGGAATACGTCGTGATGCATGTGCTGATGCATCACCGCCAGCAGCCGTACCTGTCCCAAAGTCAGCAGAACAAGGTCTGGGCACCCAAGCATCAATCGGCGGCGAGCGAGATCTCCGTCGGCGTGATGGGGCTCGGCACGTTAGGCCGCGATGCAGCAGATGTCTTGAAGCGTCTCGGTTTTCGTGTGGTCGGTTGGAGTGCGAGCCCGAAGAGCTTGCCAGGCATTGAGTGCTACTCGGGGCAAGCCGGACTGAAGGAGTTTCTGGCGCGCACTAATATTCTTGTATGTCTCCTGCCGCTAACCCCGGATACGCGTTATATCCTTAATCGAAGCGTCTTCTCACAACTCGATCGCAATAGTCCGCTGGGTGCTCCGGTGCTGATCAACGCCGGGCGGGGCGGGTTACAGAACGAAGCTGATATTCTCGCTTGCCTGGATGACGGCACGTTAGGGGCCGTCTCGCTTGACGTGTTTGAGACAGAGCCTCTTCCAGCGCAAAGCCCGTTCTGGTCGCACCCGAAAGTTATTCTCTCGCCGCACAATGCGGCGGACACAGACCCGACCGAAATCTCGGCGTACGTCGCCAGGCAGATCGAGCAATTCGAGGCTGGTCGCCCGCTCGACAATGTCGTCGATCTGAAGCGCGGTTATTAG